A region from the Lysobacter sp. BMK333-48F3 genome encodes:
- a CDS encoding DUF885 domain-containing protein — MPSLRLLSLSVCVAAALGAGCKQSAPAPAAPTADSAAAPAAADAAWNSAVDQFIQGFFEHFPTWGANAGKHEFDGRLPDFSPEGLKRNAQWLHQQRDAIAAFGDDRLSPAQRYQRDYVRAVIDGQLFWLEDSGFATKNPAFYMGDLSPSMYLTRPYAPLEQRMAAFVSYQENLPKAVAQIRANLQGPLPDSYIQLGSAVFGGMAEFFDQDVPKIFAEVQDDKLQMRLKQSNAMATVAMRELAEHMKLQKGREPVDFALGADKFARMLKATEGVDLPLDRLKAAGEADLARNLAALQRACEAYAKGKPIAQCIEQVNADKPVGGAVEGARKQLVGLRQFLVDKDLVTIPGTEEAKVEEAPPFNRNNFAYIEIPGPYEKNLPSVYYIAPPDPSWPKAEQDAYVPGQADLLFTSAHEVWPGHFLQFLHANRSQWKFAQLFVGYAYAEGWAHYTEEMMFDAGLDGATPEIHIGQLTNALLRNVRYLSAIGLHTGGMTVAESEQMFKDKAFQDPGNARQQAARGTYDPAYLNYTLGKLMIQQLREDWTASRGGRTAWKSFHDQFLSYGGPPIPLLRGQMLGTAPEAKLWMAPATAAATTASAAPASAAPAASGSH; from the coding sequence ATGCCGTCCCTGCGTCTGCTGTCGCTGTCCGTCTGTGTCGCCGCCGCCCTGGGCGCCGGCTGCAAGCAAAGCGCGCCCGCGCCCGCCGCCCCAACCGCCGACAGCGCCGCCGCGCCGGCCGCCGCCGATGCCGCCTGGAACAGCGCGGTCGACCAGTTCATCCAGGGCTTCTTCGAACACTTCCCGACCTGGGGCGCGAACGCCGGCAAGCACGAATTCGACGGCCGCCTGCCCGACTTCTCGCCCGAGGGCCTGAAGCGCAACGCGCAGTGGCTGCACCAGCAGCGCGACGCGATCGCAGCGTTCGGCGACGACCGTCTTTCGCCGGCGCAGCGCTACCAGCGCGACTACGTGCGCGCGGTGATCGACGGCCAGTTGTTCTGGCTGGAAGACTCCGGCTTCGCGACCAAGAACCCGGCCTTCTACATGGGCGACCTGTCGCCGAGCATGTACCTGACCCGCCCTTACGCGCCGCTGGAACAGCGCATGGCCGCGTTCGTGAGCTATCAGGAAAACCTGCCCAAGGCGGTCGCGCAGATCCGCGCCAACCTGCAGGGGCCGCTGCCGGACAGCTACATCCAGCTCGGCAGCGCGGTGTTCGGCGGCATGGCCGAATTCTTCGATCAGGACGTGCCGAAGATCTTCGCCGAGGTCCAGGACGACAAGCTGCAGATGCGCCTGAAGCAGTCCAACGCCATGGCCACGGTGGCGATGCGCGAACTGGCCGAGCACATGAAGCTGCAGAAGGGCCGCGAGCCGGTGGACTTCGCCTTGGGCGCGGACAAGTTCGCCCGAATGCTCAAGGCCACCGAAGGCGTCGACCTGCCGCTGGACCGGCTCAAGGCCGCCGGCGAAGCCGACCTGGCGCGCAACCTGGCCGCGCTGCAACGCGCTTGCGAGGCCTACGCCAAGGGCAAGCCGATCGCCCAATGCATCGAACAGGTCAACGCCGACAAGCCGGTCGGCGGCGCGGTCGAGGGCGCGCGCAAGCAATTAGTCGGGCTGCGCCAGTTCCTGGTCGACAAGGACCTGGTGACGATTCCGGGCACCGAAGAGGCCAAGGTCGAGGAAGCGCCGCCGTTCAACCGCAACAACTTCGCCTACATCGAGATCCCGGGGCCGTACGAGAAGAACCTGCCCTCGGTGTACTACATCGCCCCGCCGGATCCGAGCTGGCCCAAGGCCGAGCAGGACGCCTACGTGCCGGGCCAGGCCGACCTGCTGTTCACTTCCGCGCACGAAGTCTGGCCGGGGCATTTCCTCCAGTTCCTGCACGCCAACCGCTCGCAATGGAAGTTCGCCCAGTTGTTCGTCGGCTATGCCTACGCCGAAGGCTGGGCGCACTACACCGAGGAAATGATGTTCGACGCCGGCCTGGACGGGGCGACGCCGGAGATCCACATCGGCCAGCTGACCAACGCCTTGCTGCGCAACGTGCGCTACCTGTCGGCGATCGGCCTGCACACCGGCGGCATGACCGTGGCCGAGTCGGAGCAGATGTTCAAGGACAAGGCCTTCCAGGACCCGGGCAACGCGCGCCAGCAAGCCGCGCGCGGCACCTACGATCCGGCCTATCTGAACTACACGCTGGGCAAGCTGATGATCCAGCAGCTGCGCGAGGACTGGACCGCCAGCCGCGGCGGCCGCACTGCGTGGAAGTCCTTCCACGACCAGTTCCTCAGCTACGGCGGCCCGCCGATCCCGCTGTTGCGCGGACAGATGCTCGGCACCGCGCCGGAGGCGAAGCTGTGGATGGCGCCGGCGACCGCCGCCGCGACCACCGCCTCGGCGGCGCCGGCCTCGGCGGCTCCGGCGGCGAGCGGCTCTCACTGA
- a CDS encoding DUF5668 domain-containing protein — protein sequence MKSHVVGALILIVIGTLFLLNNLGFTNLSVTKLLVTWWPAILIAVGLGLLFKRN from the coding sequence ATGAAATCCCATGTCGTCGGCGCCCTGATCCTGATCGTCATCGGCACGCTGTTCCTGCTCAACAACCTCGGCTTCACCAACCTCAGCGTGACCAAGCTGCTGGTGACCTGGTGGCCGGCGATCCTGATCGCGGTCGGCCTGGGCCTGCTGTTCAAGCGCAACTAG
- a CDS encoding 5-oxoprolinase subunit PxpA, whose protein sequence is MQYRIDFNCDLGEGCGDDAAILPYVSSANIACGGHAGDEATMRATLRLCREHGVATGAHPGYQDPEHFGRRSLSLDRDEIGLLMLGQLARLGAVAADEGVRLTHVKPHGALYNLAADDRVVAEAIVAAVAAFDPQLIVYGLAQSQLTDAAQRAGLRAAHEVFAERGYAGNGRLLPRGQPGAVIESLPQAIAQVRRLVIDGEVDTADGPLRLRADTLCLHGDRADAPAFARAVREALLADGVAIRALA, encoded by the coding sequence ATGCAGTACCGCATCGATTTCAATTGCGACCTCGGCGAAGGCTGCGGCGACGATGCGGCGATCCTGCCCTACGTCAGCTCGGCCAACATCGCCTGCGGCGGCCATGCCGGCGACGAAGCGACCATGCGCGCGACCCTGCGCCTGTGCCGCGAGCACGGCGTCGCCACCGGCGCCCATCCGGGCTACCAAGACCCTGAGCATTTCGGCCGCCGCAGCCTGTCGCTGGACCGCGACGAAATCGGCCTGCTGATGCTCGGCCAGCTGGCCCGGCTCGGCGCCGTCGCCGCCGACGAGGGCGTGCGCCTGACCCACGTCAAGCCGCACGGCGCGCTGTACAACCTCGCCGCCGACGACCGCGTCGTCGCCGAAGCCATCGTCGCTGCCGTCGCCGCCTTCGATCCGCAACTGATCGTCTACGGCCTGGCCCAGTCGCAACTCACCGACGCCGCGCAGCGCGCCGGCCTGCGCGCCGCGCACGAGGTGTTCGCCGAACGCGGCTACGCCGGCAACGGCCGCCTGCTGCCGCGCGGCCAGCCCGGCGCGGTGATCGAGTCCCTGCCGCAGGCGATCGCCCAGGTCCGGCGCCTGGTGATCGACGGCGAAGTCGACACCGCCGACGGCCCGCTGCGCTTGCGCGCCGACACCCTGTGCCTGCACGGCGACCGCGCCGACGCGCCGGCCTTCGCCCGCGCCGTGCGCGAGGCCCTGCTCGCCGACGGCGTGGCCATCCGGGCGCTGGCCTGA
- a CDS encoding DUF969 domain-containing protein, with amino-acid sequence MNYWPLLGVAAVVLGFVLRLNPALVVVAAGFVTGLSAGLSPLDVLDVIGKAFADKRFLLLFLLTLPVIGLLERHGLKEHAQRWIARLRGATLGRLLIAYLLMRQLASAVGLTSLGGHPQTVRPLLAPMAEGAAESRHGALEPEQRERIRAMAAGTDNVGLFFGEDVFIAFGAVLLIQSFFAEHGVKLDPLQIALWGIPTAICAFAIHVVRILRFERRLARERAAAAPAASGASGAPPA; translated from the coding sequence ATGAATTACTGGCCCCTGCTCGGCGTCGCCGCCGTGGTCCTGGGTTTCGTGCTGCGCTTGAACCCGGCCCTGGTCGTGGTCGCCGCCGGCTTCGTCACCGGCCTCAGCGCGGGCTTGTCGCCGCTGGACGTGCTCGACGTGATCGGCAAGGCCTTCGCCGACAAACGCTTCCTGCTGCTGTTCCTGCTGACCCTGCCGGTGATCGGCCTGCTCGAACGCCACGGCCTCAAGGAGCATGCGCAACGCTGGATCGCGCGCTTGCGCGGCGCGACCCTGGGCCGGTTGCTGATCGCTTATCTGCTGATGCGCCAGCTCGCCTCGGCGGTCGGCCTGACCAGCCTGGGCGGCCATCCGCAGACCGTGCGCCCGCTGCTCGCGCCGATGGCCGAAGGCGCCGCCGAAAGCCGCCATGGCGCGCTCGAACCGGAGCAGCGCGAACGGATCCGGGCGATGGCCGCCGGCACCGACAACGTCGGCCTGTTCTTCGGCGAGGACGTCTTCATCGCCTTCGGCGCGGTGCTGCTGATCCAGAGTTTCTTCGCCGAACACGGCGTCAAGCTGGATCCGCTGCAGATCGCCTTGTGGGGCATCCCGACCGCGATCTGCGCCTTCGCCATCCACGTCGTGCGCATCCTGCGCTTCGAGCGCCGGCTGGCGCGCGAGCGCGCCGCCGCGGCGCCCGCGGCGTCCGGCGCATCGGGAGCGCCGCCGGCATGA
- a CDS encoding DUF979 domain-containing protein — protein MIPQNDSGGLVTLDFVYWLMGAYFAALALRGARDRSNPRRWGTAAFWGLIAVLMVAAEHLPVRAVGVCVVALAALAGFGALGKGAYAETDAGYKQAEAQRLGNRLFWPALLIPAVTLVGALGLKHVRIGRTPLLEPANLTLIALALACVAGLIAACRLTRQTPWSGIEQSRRLVDAIGWAALLPLLLATLGSVFEAGGVGQAVAGVVRAVIPVENAFAVVVAYAVGMALFTVIMGNAFAAFPVMTAGIALPLLVRQHGADAASLAAIGMLSGYCGTLLTPMAANYNLVPAALLELKDPYGVIRAQWPTGLILLGCNVLLMYWIAFR, from the coding sequence ATGATTCCCCAGAACGACAGCGGCGGCCTGGTCACCCTGGACTTCGTCTACTGGCTGATGGGCGCCTATTTCGCCGCGCTGGCCCTGCGCGGCGCGCGCGACCGCTCCAACCCGCGGCGCTGGGGCACGGCGGCGTTTTGGGGCCTGATCGCCGTGCTGATGGTCGCCGCCGAGCACCTGCCGGTGCGCGCGGTCGGCGTCTGCGTGGTCGCGCTGGCGGCCCTGGCCGGATTCGGCGCGCTCGGCAAGGGCGCCTATGCAGAGACCGACGCCGGCTACAAACAGGCCGAGGCGCAGCGGCTGGGCAACCGCCTGTTCTGGCCGGCGCTGCTGATCCCGGCAGTGACCCTGGTCGGCGCGCTCGGCCTCAAGCACGTGCGCATCGGCCGGACGCCGCTGCTGGAGCCCGCCAACCTGACCCTGATCGCGCTGGCGCTGGCCTGCGTGGCCGGCCTGATCGCCGCCTGCCGGCTGACCCGGCAGACGCCGTGGAGCGGCATCGAGCAATCGCGCCGACTGGTCGACGCGATCGGCTGGGCGGCGCTGTTGCCGCTGTTGCTGGCGACCCTGGGCAGCGTGTTCGAAGCCGGCGGCGTCGGCCAGGCGGTGGCCGGCGTGGTGCGCGCGGTGATCCCGGTCGAGAACGCCTTCGCGGTGGTGGTCGCCTATGCGGTCGGCATGGCCTTGTTCACCGTGATCATGGGCAACGCCTTCGCCGCGTTCCCGGTCATGACCGCCGGCATCGCCTTGCCCCTGCTGGTGCGCCAGCACGGCGCCGATGCCGCTTCGCTGGCCGCGATCGGCATGCTGTCGGGCTATTGCGGCACCCTGCTGACGCCGATGGCGGCCAACTACAACCTGGTGCCCGCGGCCCTGCTCGAACTCAAGGATCCGTACGGGGTGATCCGCGCGCAATGGCCGACCGGATTGATCCTGTTGGGCTGCAACGTGTTGCTGATGTACTGGATCGCCTTCCGATGA
- a CDS encoding RDD family protein produces MDPQNPYQSPQSSLEPAYGEEELAGRGIRLVSAIIDGVIMLVLLLPLMFVGGYFEQALTAAQAGQQTFGLQFLWGLIGVILFFVIQAYPLNQSGQTWGKKVMKIKIVDMDGLQPSLVELLGKRYLFSQGIGLIPCLGAIVQLVDVLMIFRDDRRCLHDQIAGTKVVVAR; encoded by the coding sequence ATGGACCCTCAGAACCCTTACCAGAGCCCGCAGTCGTCGCTCGAACCGGCGTACGGCGAAGAGGAGCTGGCCGGACGCGGCATCCGCCTGGTCTCGGCGATCATCGACGGCGTGATCATGCTGGTGTTGCTGCTGCCGCTGATGTTCGTCGGCGGCTATTTCGAACAAGCCCTGACCGCGGCCCAGGCCGGCCAGCAGACCTTCGGCCTGCAGTTCCTGTGGGGGCTGATCGGCGTGATCCTGTTCTTCGTGATCCAGGCCTATCCGCTCAACCAGAGCGGCCAGACCTGGGGCAAGAAGGTCATGAAGATCAAGATCGTCGACATGGACGGGCTGCAGCCGAGCCTGGTCGAGCTGCTGGGCAAGCGTTACCTGTTCTCGCAGGGCATCGGCCTGATTCCCTGCCTGGGCGCGATCGTCCAGCTGGTCGACGTGCTGATGATCTTCCGCGACGACCGTCGCTGCCTGCACGACCAGATCGCCGGCACCAAGGTCGTGGTCGCGCGCTGA
- the dcd gene encoding dCTP deaminase produces MSIKSDRWIRRMSEQHGMIEPFEPGQVKHAADGQRIVSYGTSSYGYDVRCSREFKVFTNINSTIVDPKHFDPGSFVDIENDVCIIPPNSFALARTVEYFRIPRDVLVVCLGKSTYARCGIIVNVTPLEPEWEGHVTLEFSNTTPLPARIYANEGVAQMLFFQSDEICETSYKDRGGKYQGQTGVTLPRT; encoded by the coding sequence ATGAGCATCAAGTCCGACCGTTGGATCCGTCGCATGTCCGAGCAGCACGGCATGATCGAGCCGTTCGAGCCCGGCCAGGTCAAGCATGCCGCCGACGGCCAGCGCATCGTCAGCTACGGCACGTCCAGCTACGGCTACGACGTGCGCTGCTCGCGCGAGTTCAAGGTATTCACCAACATCAACTCGACCATCGTCGACCCCAAGCACTTCGATCCGGGCAGCTTCGTCGACATCGAGAACGACGTCTGCATCATCCCGCCGAACTCGTTCGCCCTGGCGCGCACGGTCGAGTACTTCCGCATTCCGCGCGACGTGCTGGTGGTCTGCCTGGGCAAGAGCACCTATGCGCGCTGCGGCATCATCGTCAACGTGACCCCGCTGGAGCCGGAGTGGGAAGGCCACGTGACCCTGGAATTCAGCAACACCACGCCGCTGCCGGCGCGGATCTACGCCAACGAGGGCGTGGCGCAGATGCTGTTCTTCCAGTCCGACGAAATCTGCGAGACCTCCTACAAGGACCGCGGCGGCAAGTACCAGGGCCAGACCGGCGTGACCCTGCCGCGCACCTGA